A window of Colius striatus isolate bColStr4 chromosome 29, bColStr4.1.hap1, whole genome shotgun sequence contains these coding sequences:
- the LOC104563972 gene encoding methanethiol oxidase: protein MAKCGACGPGYATPLDAMKGPREEIVYLPCIYRNTGIEKPDYLATVDVDPKSPRYCQVIHRLPMPNLKDELHHSGWNACSSCFGDATKRRNRLILPSLISSRVYVVDVGTDSRAPRIHKIVEPVELFWKGNAANPHTSHCLGSGDILISCLGDPSGNGKGSFILLDGETFEVKGNWENGGKVPALGYDFWYQPRHNVLMSTEWGVPKFLADGFNPADVEKGLYGHHINVWDWSTHTFIQAIDLGKGSIPLEIRFLHNPDAAEGFVGCALSSAVHRFYKTQKGDWAAEKVIEVPSKKVQGWLLPDMPGLITDILISLDDRFLYFSNWLHGDIRQYDISNTRQPKLVGQVFLGGSIVKGGPVTVVEDKELQCQPEPFVIKGKRVPGGPQMIQLSLDGKRLYVTTSLYSGWDKQFYPDLVKEGSVMLQIDVDTERGGLKVNKNFLVDFGKEPDGPVLAHEIRYPGGDCSSDIWM, encoded by the exons ATGG CAAAATGCGGAGCGTGTGGTCCAGGATACGCAACTCCCCTGGATGCCATGAAAG GTCCCCGGGAGGAGATTGTGTACCTGCCTTGTATCTACAGAAACACTGGGATAGAGAAACCTGACTACCTGGCCACTGTAGATGTCGACCCCAAATCTCCACGCTACTGTCAG GTGATCCATCGCCTGCCCATGCCGAATCTGAAGGATGAGCTCCACCACTCTGGGTGGAATGCCTGTAGCAGCTGTTTTGGGGATGCCACAAAGAGAAGAAATCGTCTGATTCTGCCAAGTCTGATCTCTTCTCGGGTTTATGTGGTGGATGTGGGAACAGACTCCCGAGCTCCTAGAATCCATAAG ATTGTTGAGCCAGTGGAGCTATTCTGGAAGGGTAATGCAGCTAATCCTCACACCTCTCACTGTCTGGGCAGTGGTGACATCCTAATCAGCTGTTTGGGAGACCCTTCTGGCAATGGCAAAG GTAGTTTTATTTTGCTGGATGGAGAGACCTTCGAAGTGAAAGGAAATTGGGAGAATGGGGGAAAAGTGCCCGCCCTGGGTTATGATTTCTGGTATCAGCCTCGACACAATGTCCTGATGAGCACTGAGTGGGGAGTCCCAAAGTTCTTGGCAGATGGGTTTAACCCAGCTGATGTAGAGAAAG GGCTGTACGGCCACCACATCAACGTGTGGGACTGGAGCACTCACACCTTCATCCAGGCCATTGACTTGGGGAAGGGCTCCATACCCCTGGAGATCCGATTCCTCCACAATCCAGATGCTGCAGAAGGGTTTGTTGGATGTGCTCTGAGCAGTGCAGTGCATCGCTTCTACAAGACACAG AAAGGGGACTGGGCAGCAGAGAAGGTGATTGAAGTACCCAGCAAGAAGGTGCAAGGATGGCTTCTCCCTGACATGCCTG GTCTCATCACTGACATCCTCATCTCGCTGGACGACAGGTTCTTGTACTTCAGCAACTGGCTGCACGGAGACATCCGCCAGTACGACATCTCCAACACCCGCCAGCCCAAACTGGTGGGGcag GTGTTTCTGGGAGGCAGCATTGTCAAAGGTGGGCCTGTAACAGTAGTGGAGGACAAGGAATTGCAGTGTCAGCCAGAACCATTTGTGATCAAA GGGAAGAGAGTGCCTGGTGGACCTCAGATGATACAGCTTAGCTTGGATGGGAAGAGACTGTATGTCACCACCTCTCTCTACAGTGGCTGGGACAAGCAGTTCTACCCAGATCTTGTCAA GGAAGGCTCTGTCATGCTGCAGATCGATGTGGATACTGAAAGAGGTGGATTGAAAGTGAATAAAAACTTCCTAGTGGATTTTGGGAAGGAACCTGATGGGCCTGTCCTAGCTCATGAGATTCGTTACCCTGGTGGAGACTGTTCTTCTGATATCTGGATGTAA